The DNA sequence TCGTCCGCCGGGCCCACGTCCGGAAAGCGGCGAGCCTTCGCGCCGAAGATCGTGCGGTCGGTGTGCTTGGTCACCAAGTCCTGCCGCTCGAAGCGGCCGCCCAGCTTCGCCGTCCACGGGCCGCTGCGGCGCGTCGCGAACGCCTCCACGCCCTTGCTGTCGTAGAAGTCGCGCTCGTCCACGCCTGACAGCGCGGCGTTCAGCGACCGCCCGATCTCCCAGCGAAGCGCGCTGCGGAAGACCTGCGTGTCCACCAGCCGCCGGTACGCGCCGGCGGAGTACGTCCATACTGGCGCACCGGCGGCGGGCACTGGCATGGGGTGCCAGCGCGCGTCCACCTCGCCGCGCGCGGTGCCCTCGCTGAAGGCCCAGCCGGCGGTGGCGTACACGTCCCAGAAGCGCTTGGCCGCGTCGCGCGGCTGGGCTAGGGCACCGCCTCCCAGGTACAGCCCCTCCACGCGATCGTAGCGGAAAAGGTGCTCGCCGTGCTCGTACCGCAGCGCCACCTTCACCGGCCCGCCGCCCGTCTGCGGGCGCACCACCTCGCGCAGGTCGCCGAAGTCGGCGATGTCGCTGCCGCCCTCCTGCGCCCCGATCTCGCGCGGCCAGCCCGCGAACGGGTTCTCGCCGCGCGGCGCCAGGTCCAGCACCAGCCGCGAGCGGCCGGGCGCCTCTGGCTGCCAACCTGTATTGACCTGGAAGCCGGAGAGTGTGGTGACCAGCCGGATCGCCGCCGCCCCGCCGAAGAGGGGAGAGGTGATCTGGATCTCGCGGCGCTGGCGGTACGGCAGCCAGTAGCGGCCCGCCACCAGCCCGCTCTCCAGGTCGAAGAACACGCCCGTCTCCGCCAGCGAGAAGCCCCCGCCGCGCTGCACGAAGCCGAAGCGCGCGCGGGCCACCGCGGCGCGGTCCACGTCCACGTAGAAGGTGCCCACGACCAGCTGCTCGCGGCCCACCACGGCTCCCGCGCGCCTGGAGACCGTGACCGGGATCAGCGTGGTCGCGCCTTCACTGGTGCGGATCCGGACCGTATCGCCCGCGGCGTAGCGGTAGAACTGCTCGCCCCGCGCGGAGAAGGGGTGGATGGCGCGCGAGACGCGGGTGCCCTGCGAGGCGGTGGGGGCGAGCTGGAAGACGTCGATGGTGTTGCCGTACAGGTGCGGGATCACCCACGGGCTCTCCAGCATGGTCCCGATGGTGTACGGCGTGGGCGCCAGCATGCGCACCCGGTGGCCGCGCACGCGCTGCAGCACCGCGCCGCCGCGCTCCCACCGCACCTCGCCCGCGAACTCGTCGATGGTCACCGGCTGCTCGCCGCCCGGCGCCGAGTCCGGCCGCACGGAGAGATACGCGGCGCTCTTCATGGTCGCGTGGTAGTCCCGCAGCTCCGGGGGCACGCCGCTGCCCGCCGCGATCACGCGGTCCACCAGCGCCGCGGTGGCCGGGCTGTCGAACACGCCCGCGGTGTCGCGCGGCGGCGGCGGCCCGCCGATCACGAGCTGGGCGGCGGCGGGCGCGGCGATGCTCACGGCCAGGAGCAGCACTGCGGGCAGGGTTGGGCGCAGCGTTCTCAAGGGTTCCGGCGTGTGGTGGGCGTCATCGCGCGCGAGCGCCGGGGTCGGCGGGCGCACGTCGTCAGGAGGCGCGGATGGGCAAGCCGCGCGCCATCCACGCTCAGAGCCCCGCTTCCTTCCGTGCGCGGACGCCCGCGTCGGGGCGGTTGGTGATGACCACGCGCACCCCTGCGCGCAGAAGCCCGGCGATGCGAGCGGGGTCGTCCACCGTCCACACCACCGCGTCCAGCCCGCGCCGCGCCAGCTCGGCGAGGTTCGCTTCCGTCGCGAGGGGATGGTGCAGGCAGACGGCGCCAGCACCCACCTCGTCCGCCAGGTCGAGCACGGCCGCGTCCCACGTCTCCGTCAGCACGCCGCGCGCGACCTGGGGCGCCGAGCGTGCCGCCTCGCGGATCGCGGCGGGCAGGAATGACGAGACGAGCGTCCGCTCCAGCACGTCGGCTTCTTCCAGCACGCCGAGCGCCGCCTCCGCCACGCCCTCGGCCTTCAGCTCCACGTTGAGCCACGCGCCCGCATCCGCCGCCCAGCGCGCCACGTCCCACAGGCTGCGCAGCGGCTCGCCCGGCCCGGCATGAAGCCGCGAAAG is a window from the Longimicrobiaceae bacterium genome containing:
- a CDS encoding glycerophosphodiester phosphodiesterase family protein is translated as MLELSDRPLILGHRGAAAELAENTLGAFRRAVEQGADGVELDVQVSADGVPVVIHDPTLERTTNGRGAVSSHTWAELSRLHAGPGEPLRSLWDVARWAADAGAWLNVELKAEGVAEAALGVLEEADVLERTLVSSFLPAAIREAARSAPQVARGVLTETWDAAVLDLADEVGAGAVCLHHPLATEANLAELARRGLDAVVWTVDDPARIAGLLRAGVRVVITNRPDAGVRARKEAGL